The sequence below is a genomic window from bacterium.
CCTGGGGCGCCTGCACGCGGTTCATCGTCCACTGCTGGCCCAGGTACTGGTCATTGGGTGTCCGGTAGACGGGCATGATGTAGTCGGGCTCGGCGTATTCCACCTTGCCCGTCGCCTCGAAGAGGGCGGCCATGCTCTCCATGTCCAGGGCGTGGTCGAAGGTCAGGACGTAGTTGAGGGAGAGGTCCGGCACCGTCTGGCGGCGCAGGACCGGATAGAGCGGCTCCACCGCGGCGGCCGGATGGTCGGCCAGGATGCGGTCGAAGTCCCCGCCCAGGCGGATGGCGCCCTGGGTGCGGCTGATCTGCGGGTGCTCCAGGAAGCGCACCGACAGGCGGCCGGGCACATAGGCGTCGCCGGGGGCGGCGGACAGGGTCGTGGCGGCCACCAGGCAGCCGGCCAGAATCGAGATGAGGCGCAAGAGGAATCCTCCCCTATGATATGTTGCGAACCGCGTCCAAGGCTGGGACCGATGAATCCCGGGGCGGCCTTCAGGATGGTGCCCACCGGGCTGAATGTCAATACGACGCAATAATCGTGCCTCGCCCAGCCGGTCCAGTTCGATGGATGGATTTGATGGAATCGGTTGATGGATAGCACCTTCAGCCCATGCCTTCAGCACCTGGTCGGTGCCTGCATCTGGATTCCCAGACAGTTGTCAGCCGGGAGGAGGGGATGAGACGGCTGCTGGCGCCCCTGCTGCTCCTGGCGGCCGCCCTCGCCTTGCGCGTGGACTGGCACTTGGCCTTCCAGCAGCTGCCCCTCTACCTGTCCCCCGCCGTCGACGAGGCCCTGCACTGGGACTGGGCCCAGGCCCTGGCGGCGGGCCGCGGCTCGCCCGAGATCCCCTACTTCCGCGCGCCGCTCTATCCCTGGTGGCTGGGCTTCCTCCACAGGGCCGGACTGGGCATCGCCGGCCTGCGCTGGGCGGGCACGGCCCTGGGCGTGGCCAGCCTCCTGCTGCTCACCTGGTTGGCCGGACGCTGGCTGGGCCGCTCCGCCGGCCTGGCCGCCCTTGCCCTGGCGGGTGGCTGCGCCGCATGGATCTACTACGAGCCCCAGCTCCTGCTGGAGCATGGTGTCCTCTTCTTGCTGCTGGCCGCCACCACCGCCTGGCTCCTGGCCGGGGAGAGACCGCCCGGCCCCTGCGACCTCGCCTTCGGCCTGGCCCTGGGTCTGGCCGCCATCACCCGCCCCAACGCCCTGGTGCTGGCCCTCCTCGCCCTGCTGCTGATCTGGCGGATGCGCGAGAGCCGCTCCCGCCGTGGCCTGCGGCTGCTGTGGTGGCTGGGCGGCTGGCTGCCGCCCCTGGCCCTGGTGGCGGCCATCAACGGGTGGCCGGGTTCGGGCGTGCTGGTGGCCAGCCAGGGCGGCGTCAACCTCTGGATCGGCAACAACCCGGCCGCCAACGGCTGGAGCGCCGTGCTGCCTGGCGCCGGCCACGCCTGGGAGCGGGCCGACGCCGCCGGCTGGGCCACGCGCGAGGCGGGGCGCCCCCTGACGGCGGGTGAGGAGAGCCGCTTCTATGCCCGGCGGGCGGTGGACTGGTGGCGCACCCATCCCGGCGAGGCGGCGCGCCTGTGGGGACGCAAGATCGTCCTGCTCCTGGCCCCCGAGGAACTGGGAAACAACACCAGTCCCGCCGTCCTGGCCGCCCGGCGGCCTTGGATGGCCGCCCTCCTGCCCATTTCGTGGTGGCTCCTGCTGCTGCCCGGCCTGGCCGGACTGGCCCTGGGCTTTCCCCGCCACGCCGCCCTGCGCGCCTGGGTGCTGGGCGCCTTGCTACTGTATGCGGCCAGTTTCATTCCTTTCTTCATCACCGGGCGCTTCCGCCTCCCCCTTCTGCCGCTGCTGGCCCTGCCCGCCGCCGACCTGGCCGCCTACGCCCTGCCCCGGGTCTGGCGCACGGTGGCCCGGCACCTGGTGGGCCGCCCCGTGCCCGAGCCCGCACCCAGCCGACTGCCCCTGCGCCCGGCCCGCCTGCTGCTGCTGGGTCTCCTGCTGGCGGCGCCGGTGCTGGCCTGGCGGCAGGTCCATGAGGAAGTGGCCGGGGAAGGGGGCCGACGCGGTTGGCAGTCCTTCCAGCTGGGCAACGCCTGGATGCGCCTGCAGCAGCCGGATTCCGCCCGCGCCTGCTTTTTGGACGCGCTGGAGGACGCCCCCGCCCTGCCCGAGGTGCGGCTCAACCTCGGCCTGCTGGCCTGGAGGGTAGACCCCGCCCGCGCCGAGAGCCTCTTCCGGGCGGAGCTGGCCTGGAACCCGACCTGCGCCAAGGCCTGGAACAACCTGGGCGGTCTGTGGCTGGAGCAAGGCGAGCCGGCGCGGGCGGCGGAAGCCTTCCGCCTTGCCCTGCGCCTGCGGCCCGACCTGGCCGACGCCGCCTGGAACCTGGGCCTGGCCCAGACCCGGCTGGGCCTGGCCGCCCTGGCGGCCGGCGACAGCGCGTCAGCCCGGGCGGTCCTGCAAGAAGTGTTGAGTAGTCCTTATCGTGGAGCCGGTCAAAGGCGCCTGGCCACCGTCCTCACATCGGCAGGGAAGCCGGCCACGCCTTGACGCCACCTCCACATCGATATCGGTATCGCTATCGCTATCGCTATCGACCCGCATCATAGGTCCAGCGCCGCCACCCGAAAAAAAGCCGCCTCCGGCCACAGCCCGTCCACCAGCCAGAACTCCTGCCCCTCCTGAACAACCAGCGGCATCCAGGGACCCATGACCTCGAGCGCGATCTCCACGCGGTAGGCCGTGGCGCCGGGGATGGCGTTCCAGGTGAGGCGGCTTCCCCCGGCTTCCCGCTGGATGGACAGGTCCGGCGCTTCAAGTCCCGGCGTCAGCCAGGTCCAGAACAGGGGCAGCACGCTCTGGCCGGCGGAACTGTCCAGCAGAAGATTGGCCTGGCCGTCGCAGGGGCCCTGGATGGTGAGCGGGAAGAGGAGGCCGGCGCCCGGGGCCAGGCTGGCCGGCACGGTGCCCGGAACGAGGCAGTCCGGCTCGTCGCTGACAAGGCTGTGGATGATGAGGGGGCTGCCACCCGGATTGCCCAGCCAAAGCTGCACGGTGACCGGCTCGCCCGGGCAGGCCCGGCGCAGCGTGTCGGGCCGCATCACGCGGGCGGCCGGCCCCGCCGGCAGGTCGGCGCTGCCCGCCAGGGAGGCCAGGCGCAGGAGGAGGCCGGGCTGCTCGATGAAGGGATTGCGGTTGGCCTGCAGGGCGGCGATGCCCGCGTTGCGCGTGGTCTCCTTGGGGGAGACGGGATCGCTCAGATGCCAGGCGCGCAGGACCGCTTCCTGGGCGGCCATGTCCAGGAAGCCCTCCCGGTTGCCATAGCGCAGGGCGAAGTACATGACGGCGCGGGCGCAATCCCCTTTGTGCAGGTCGCGCGGCTCGAAGACGGTGACTCCCGCCGCGTTGGTGCCGCGGTTGGACCCGCCCAGGGGATAGCCCGGGGAGGAGTTCAGCACCACGCCGAAGGGCAGGTTGCCGCGGCTGTTGTTGACCCAGGCGTTGGTGGGGTAGAGGTGGTGCAGGTCGCTGCGCGCCTCCCCCTCGGCGCCATAGGACTGCGGCCAGGTGTGCTCCGTGTTCATCACGGCGGGGTCGGGAATGCCCGCCGTCTGGACGAGGGCGCCCGTGTAGACGCACTCCACCCAGCCGTCGACGTTGTCAAGATTGCTGAACATGGCCAGGCGCGCCGCGTCGTAGGAGAGGGGCGTCTGCCCGGCGACGAGGCCGGCCAGCACGGTCTTGAGGGCCGAGCCGCTCAGATTGTAGGTGCCGTCCCAGGTGGTGCCCGGATAGTCGCCGTCCGCCGACAGCGGCAAGGCCGT
It includes:
- a CDS encoding tetratricopeptide repeat protein codes for the protein MRRLLAPLLLLAAALALRVDWHLAFQQLPLYLSPAVDEALHWDWAQALAAGRGSPEIPYFRAPLYPWWLGFLHRAGLGIAGLRWAGTALGVASLLLLTWLAGRWLGRSAGLAALALAGGCAAWIYYEPQLLLEHGVLFLLLAATTAWLLAGERPPGPCDLAFGLALGLAAITRPNALVLALLALLLIWRMRESRSRRGLRLLWWLGGWLPPLALVAAINGWPGSGVLVASQGGVNLWIGNNPAANGWSAVLPGAGHAWERADAAGWATREAGRPLTAGEESRFYARRAVDWWRTHPGEAARLWGRKIVLLLAPEELGNNTSPAVLAARRPWMAALLPISWWLLLLPGLAGLALGFPRHAALRAWVLGALLLYAASFIPFFITGRFRLPLLPLLALPAADLAAYALPRVWRTVARHLVGRPVPEPAPSRLPLRPARLLLLGLLLAAPVLAWRQVHEEVAGEGGRRGWQSFQLGNAWMRLQQPDSARACFLDALEDAPALPEVRLNLGLLAWRVDPARAESLFRAELAWNPTCAKAWNNLGGLWLEQGEPARAAEAFRLALRLRPDLADAAWNLGLAQTRLGLAALAAGDSASARAVLQEVLSSPYRGAGQRRLATVLTSAGKPATP
- a CDS encoding endonuclease, whose translation is MKLFILLACVCLVAASRAGELFISEYCEGSSFNKAIEIYNGTAATIHLADHRLGLASNGAATPTLHTFSGSLAPGAVFVVAHPNAAPALLALAHATSSTFANWNGNDFVGLYRMQGGSPLLLDGIGVLGQDPGAGWPVAGVAAATKDRTLARKPAVAQGTVDWSLSAGTSPADSQWDVLPQDTFTGFGSHAVDSDSPPLVANVAHLPALPTDSQAVTVSAEVSDDGLLALVELSWSAGAAWTTTPMSSAAAPLWQGLIPAQPAGALVEYFVRAVDDQDLESVSAGGGYLVGTDPIPTDAAAPVFLESGLALGQVSTTGLGTATAHLVNEGEQAVHVKRIEVVGGPFTVSPASAWIPPGQVLELLVQIQPPHNLHYEAWLTASGDWGATALPLSADGDYPGTTWDGTYNLSGSALKTVLAGLVAGQTPLSYDAARLAMFSNLDNVDGWVECVYTGALVQTAGIPDPAVMNTEHTWPQSYGAEGEARSDLHHLYPTNAWVNNSRGNLPFGVVLNSSPGYPLGGSNRGTNAAGVTVFEPRDLHKGDCARAVMYFALRYGNREGFLDMAAQEAVLRAWHLSDPVSPKETTRNAGIAALQANRNPFIEQPGLLLRLASLAGSADLPAGPAARVMRPDTLRRACPGEPVTVQLWLGNPGGSPLIIHSLVSDEPDCLVPGTVPASLAPGAGLLFPLTIQGPCDGQANLLLDSSAGQSVLPLFWTWLTPGLEAPDLSIQREAGGSRLTWNAIPGATAYRVEIALEVMGPWMPLVVQEGQEFWLVDGLWPEAAFFRVAALDL